Proteins from a genomic interval of Rhodothermus marinus:
- the scpB gene encoding SMC-Scp complex subunit ScpB — MLQPERNGMAATPLMQGIEALLFVADAPLSAEELAALWERAYGTRPEAGEIEQAIAALNDVYEKTGRVFRIYRWGGGFRLATMASVSPLLQCYKQQEVKLSQTLLETLAIIAYRQPITKPEIDHIRGVNSDYAIRRLQELELIEIKGRSDTVGRPLLYGTTRRFLEHFGLNSLDDLPELPELQQLLENPEIQREHLRLLYPLEPEQDEPSE; from the coding sequence ATGTTGCAGCCTGAGCGCAATGGAATGGCGGCCACGCCGCTGATGCAGGGGATCGAGGCGTTGCTGTTTGTGGCCGATGCGCCGCTTTCGGCCGAAGAGCTGGCCGCGCTATGGGAGCGGGCCTACGGCACGCGGCCGGAGGCCGGAGAGATCGAGCAGGCCATCGCGGCGCTCAACGACGTGTATGAAAAGACCGGCCGCGTTTTCCGGATTTATCGCTGGGGGGGCGGTTTTCGGCTGGCCACGATGGCTTCAGTAAGTCCGTTATTGCAATGCTACAAACAACAGGAAGTCAAACTATCTCAGACACTGCTCGAAACGCTCGCGATCATCGCCTATCGCCAACCGATTACCAAACCTGAAATCGACCACATTCGTGGGGTCAACTCCGACTATGCCATTCGACGACTGCAGGAACTGGAGTTGATCGAAATAAAAGGGCGCAGCGATACGGTCGGACGGCCGTTGCTGTACGGTACCACGCGACGTTTTCTGGAGCACTTCGGGCTGAACAGCTTGGATGATCTCCCGGAGCTGCCGGAACTGCAACAACTGCTCGAAAATCCGGAGATCCAGCGCGAGCATCTGCGCCTGCTGTATCCCCTTGAACCCGAGCAGGACGAACCTTCCGAATAG
- a CDS encoding pseudouridine synthase, with translation MTVSDKSSLIRLNRYLARAGVCPSRRKADELIASGQVRVNGQVAQLGMRVGPDDIVEVNGVRVVPQTQALYILMNKPHDTITTCEDERGRRTVLDLINLPPEQKNGLFPVGRLDRNTTGVLLLTNDGELANRLMHPRYRVEKIYVARTARPVKPEEAEQLRRGVQLEDGPARAVQVAVNPADPHEIALMIYEGRNRQVRRMLEAIGHEVVQLKRTHYAGLTAKGVRPGKWRRLTDAEVRRLYRLVGLKPPKTFKTLPIGHGDANAVKR, from the coding sequence ATGACGGTGTCGGATAAGTCCTCGCTGATCCGCCTGAATCGCTACCTGGCCCGGGCGGGCGTCTGTCCGTCCCGCCGCAAGGCCGACGAGCTGATCGCCAGCGGACAGGTACGCGTCAACGGCCAGGTGGCGCAACTGGGCATGCGCGTTGGACCGGACGACATCGTCGAGGTCAACGGTGTTCGCGTCGTCCCCCAGACGCAGGCGCTCTACATCCTGATGAACAAACCCCACGACACGATTACCACCTGCGAGGACGAACGTGGACGCCGGACCGTCCTGGATCTGATCAACCTGCCTCCTGAACAGAAAAACGGACTGTTTCCGGTTGGCCGGCTCGACCGTAACACCACCGGCGTGCTGCTGCTGACCAACGACGGCGAACTGGCCAACCGGCTGATGCATCCCCGCTACCGGGTCGAAAAAATCTACGTAGCCCGGACGGCCCGACCGGTCAAGCCGGAAGAAGCCGAACAGCTCCGCCGGGGCGTACAACTCGAAGACGGACCGGCCCGGGCCGTTCAGGTGGCCGTCAATCCGGCCGACCCGCACGAGATCGCCCTGATGATCTACGAGGGACGCAACCGGCAGGTGCGGCGCATGCTGGAAGCCATCGGCCACGAAGTGGTTCAGCTCAAGCGCACGCATTACGCCGGGCTGACGGCCAAAGGCGTGCGTCCCGGCAAATGGCGCCGTCTGACCGACGCCGAGGTGCGCCGTCTGTACCGCCTGGTCGGCCTCAAACCTCCGAAAACCTTCAAAACCCTGCCTATTGGTCATGGAGACGCAAACGCTGTCAAGCGCTGA
- the guaB gene encoding IMP dehydrogenase translates to METQTLSSADILERIAWKFVGEGLTYDDVLLVPARSAVMPRQVSTKTWLTRNIPLNIPLVSAAMDTVTEAEMAIAIAREGGVGVLHKNMTIERQAAEVRRVKRSESGMIMDPITLHPDDTVADARRLMARYSIGGIPIVDQEGKLVGIVTNRDLRFQTDSQRPLREVMTSQGLVTAPVGTTLEEAERILEENKIEKLPVVDEKGYLKGLITFKDIEKKRKYPNACKDEHGRLRVGAAVGVTADVLDRVAALVEAGVDFVTVDTAHGHSEGVLRTVELIKTHFENLDVVAGNVATAEGTRDLIAAGADAVKVGIGPGSICTTRVVAGVGVPQLTAVMICAAEARPRGIPIIADGGIKHTGDIPKALAAGASSVMIGSLFAAVEESPGETIIYEGRKYKSYRGMGSVGAMAAGSKDRYFQDAEDDLAKLVPEGIEGRVPYSGRLSEVVYQMIGGLRAAMGYCGCATIDELYEKARFVRITPAGVRESHPHDVYITKEAPNYWLRSF, encoded by the coding sequence ATGGAGACGCAAACGCTGTCAAGCGCTGATATTCTCGAACGCATCGCCTGGAAATTCGTCGGCGAGGGGCTGACCTACGACGACGTGCTGCTGGTGCCGGCCCGCTCGGCCGTCATGCCGCGCCAGGTCTCCACGAAGACCTGGCTCACGCGTAACATCCCGCTCAACATCCCGCTGGTATCGGCCGCCATGGATACCGTCACCGAGGCGGAGATGGCCATCGCCATCGCCCGCGAAGGGGGCGTCGGCGTGCTGCACAAGAACATGACGATTGAGCGCCAGGCGGCCGAGGTGCGGCGCGTCAAGCGTTCCGAAAGCGGGATGATCATGGATCCCATTACGCTGCACCCTGACGATACCGTTGCCGACGCCCGCCGCCTGATGGCCCGCTACTCGATCGGCGGCATCCCGATCGTCGATCAGGAAGGCAAACTGGTGGGCATCGTCACCAACCGCGACCTGCGCTTCCAGACCGACAGTCAGCGCCCCCTGCGTGAGGTCATGACCTCGCAGGGGCTGGTCACCGCCCCGGTCGGCACCACGCTGGAGGAAGCTGAGCGGATTCTGGAGGAAAACAAGATCGAAAAGCTTCCGGTCGTCGACGAAAAGGGCTACCTGAAGGGCCTGATCACCTTCAAGGACATCGAGAAGAAGCGGAAGTACCCGAACGCCTGCAAGGACGAGCACGGCCGCCTGCGCGTTGGCGCCGCCGTCGGCGTGACGGCCGACGTGCTGGACCGCGTTGCAGCGCTGGTCGAAGCGGGCGTCGACTTTGTCACGGTCGATACGGCCCACGGCCACTCCGAAGGCGTCCTGCGCACCGTCGAACTGATCAAAACGCACTTTGAAAACCTGGACGTGGTGGCCGGCAACGTGGCCACGGCCGAAGGCACACGCGATCTGATCGCTGCCGGAGCCGACGCCGTCAAGGTGGGCATCGGACCGGGATCGATCTGCACAACCCGGGTAGTGGCCGGCGTCGGCGTACCGCAGCTCACGGCCGTCATGATCTGTGCGGCAGAAGCCCGACCGCGCGGCATCCCGATCATCGCCGACGGCGGCATCAAACACACCGGCGACATTCCCAAGGCGCTGGCGGCCGGTGCCTCCAGCGTGATGATCGGTAGCCTGTTTGCCGCCGTGGAGGAAAGCCCCGGCGAGACCATCATCTACGAAGGACGCAAGTACAAGAGCTACCGGGGCATGGGTTCGGTAGGCGCCATGGCGGCCGGCAGCAAGGACCGTTACTTCCAGGACGCCGAAGACGACCTGGCCAAACTGGTGCCCGAAGGCATCGAGGGCCGCGTCCCCTACAGCGGACGCCTCAGCGAAGTGGTCTACCAGATGATCGGCGGCCTGCGGGCGGCCATGGGTTACTGCGGTTGTGCCACCATCGACGAACTCTACGAAAAGGCCCGCTTCGTACGCATCACGCCGGCTGGCGTTCGCGAAAGCCACCCGCACGACGTCTATATCACCAAGGAAGCGCCCAACTACTGGCTGCGCTCTTTCTGA
- a CDS encoding M24 family metallopeptidase → MTAARIARIQERLSQTDADAALISALPDIRWACGFSGSNALLLVRRDGAHFLTDGRYTTQAEQEVQDIPRHTAGPDLMRYAVAQGLLEGVQRLLYQADHLTCARLRAYQELLPDIEWIGVENWLCELTAVKDETALQAIRQAQVITEQVFEEILPLIRPGTTERELAAEIVYRHLRRGAERMAFDPIVASGPNSALPHARPTNRAFEVGDVVLLDFGCHVDGYASDMTRTVVIGPPSRKVEQVYETVRAAQEAALAIARAGITAAELDQAARSVIEAAGWGEYFTHSLGHGVGLQVHEWPRIASGNEELLPVGAVVTIEPGIYLPGRFGIRIEDLIVLKPDGHENLTRLPRTLLIL, encoded by the coding sequence ATGACCGCAGCGCGCATTGCCCGCATTCAGGAGCGACTGAGCCAGACCGACGCCGACGCCGCGCTGATCTCGGCGCTTCCGGACATCCGATGGGCCTGCGGCTTCAGCGGCTCGAACGCGCTGCTGCTGGTCCGACGTGACGGGGCGCATTTTCTGACGGACGGCCGTTACACCACCCAGGCCGAACAGGAAGTACAGGACATTCCCCGGCACACGGCCGGCCCCGATCTCATGCGTTACGCGGTAGCGCAGGGACTGCTGGAAGGCGTTCAACGCCTGCTCTACCAGGCCGACCACCTGACCTGCGCCCGCCTGCGGGCGTACCAGGAACTGCTTCCGGATATCGAGTGGATCGGCGTGGAAAACTGGCTGTGCGAGCTGACGGCGGTCAAGGACGAAACCGCCCTGCAGGCCATCCGCCAGGCTCAGGTCATCACGGAACAGGTCTTCGAAGAAATCCTGCCGTTGATTCGCCCGGGCACTACCGAGCGCGAGCTGGCGGCTGAAATCGTCTACCGCCATCTGCGGCGGGGCGCCGAGCGCATGGCCTTCGATCCGATCGTCGCTTCGGGCCCGAACAGCGCCCTGCCGCACGCCCGTCCTACCAACCGGGCCTTCGAAGTGGGCGACGTCGTGCTGCTGGACTTCGGCTGCCACGTGGACGGCTACGCGTCCGACATGACCCGGACCGTCGTTATTGGCCCGCCTTCCCGAAAAGTCGAGCAGGTCTATGAAACGGTCCGTGCAGCCCAGGAGGCCGCGCTGGCGATCGCCCGTGCCGGCATAACGGCCGCCGAGCTGGATCAGGCGGCCCGCTCGGTGATCGAAGCGGCCGGGTGGGGCGAGTACTTCACCCACAGCCTGGGGCATGGCGTCGGTCTGCAGGTGCATGAATGGCCACGGATTGCCTCCGGCAACGAGGAGTTGCTGCCTGTCGGTGCGGTCGTCACCATAGAGCCCGGCATCTACCTGCCCGGACGTTTCGGCATTCGCATCGAAGATCTGATTGTACTGAAGCCCGACGGCCACGAGAACCTCACCCGCCTGCCCCGTACGCTGCTCATCCTGTAA
- a CDS encoding glycosyltransferase family 4 protein — protein sequence MRRVLLIAYYFPPMGLSGVQRMAKFARYLPDYGWEPIVLTVHPGGYFAYDETLLAEVKAAGVSIHRTLSLDPTRLFRGRKPVPLPAESIRRRWSRLNGWLFIPDNKIGWLPPAVWTGRRLIRSAPIDVIFASAPPATALLIGALLQRWSGRPLVLDYRDDWLENPRQIYPTRWHRRLHARLERWTLRHAACVTTINPHLQQAIAQRIPPGGPSVHVIPHGFDPADFEAVAPEPRSDRKLRLLYSGVFYDAQQPDDFLRALARWLAEQPEARAHIEAVFVGLVPPHTPALIDRLGLHDVVTLRGYLPHREAIAALKAADVLWLTVGEQPGAAGISTSKLFEYIGTRKPILALIPEGVGRQVLAEYGAAYLTPPHDVEAIVQALQRLYEDWKSDRLPSGNASIVARYDRRRLAGQLAALLEETLQQTCKSA from the coding sequence ATGCGCCGGGTGCTGCTCATCGCGTATTATTTTCCCCCGATGGGGCTCAGCGGCGTGCAGCGCATGGCCAAGTTCGCCCGCTACCTGCCGGACTACGGCTGGGAACCCATCGTGCTGACCGTCCACCCCGGCGGCTACTTCGCCTACGACGAGACGCTGCTGGCCGAAGTGAAAGCCGCCGGCGTTTCCATTCACCGGACCCTTTCCCTGGACCCGACCCGTCTGTTTCGAGGCCGAAAGCCGGTTCCATTGCCTGCCGAATCCATCCGGCGACGCTGGAGTCGGCTCAACGGCTGGCTGTTCATACCGGACAACAAGATCGGATGGCTACCGCCAGCCGTCTGGACCGGCCGACGCCTGATCCGCTCGGCCCCGATCGACGTGATTTTTGCCTCGGCACCACCGGCCACGGCCCTGCTGATCGGCGCGCTGCTGCAACGGTGGAGCGGTCGCCCGCTCGTGCTCGACTATCGCGACGACTGGCTGGAAAACCCCCGCCAGATCTATCCCACCCGCTGGCATCGCCGACTGCATGCCCGGCTGGAACGATGGACACTCCGACACGCCGCCTGCGTCACCACAATCAATCCACACTTGCAACAGGCTATCGCACAACGCATCCCACCCGGGGGGCCGTCCGTCCATGTGATTCCGCACGGGTTCGATCCGGCCGACTTCGAGGCTGTGGCCCCGGAGCCGCGCTCTGACCGCAAACTGCGCCTGCTCTACAGCGGCGTGTTCTACGATGCCCAGCAGCCGGACGACTTTCTCCGGGCGCTGGCCCGGTGGCTGGCGGAGCAGCCTGAGGCACGCGCCCACATAGAGGCCGTTTTCGTCGGACTCGTTCCACCCCACACGCCCGCGCTGATCGACCGGCTGGGGCTGCACGATGTGGTGACGCTGCGCGGATACCTGCCACATCGCGAGGCCATTGCTGCATTGAAGGCGGCCGACGTGCTCTGGCTGACGGTTGGCGAGCAGCCAGGCGCTGCCGGCATCAGTACGAGCAAGCTGTTCGAGTACATCGGAACCCGCAAGCCCATTCTGGCGCTGATACCGGAAGGGGTAGGGCGGCAGGTACTCGCCGAGTACGGCGCGGCTTACCTGACACCCCCGCACGACGTGGAAGCCATCGTGCAGGCGCTGCAACGTCTGTACGAAGACTGGAAGAGCGACCGGCTGCCGAGCGGAAATGCTTCGATAGTGGCACGATACGATCGACGGCGGCTTGCCGGTCAGCTGGCTGCCCTTCTGGAAGAAACCTTGCAACAGACATGCAAAAGCGCCTGA
- a CDS encoding ATP-binding protein, translated as MQKRLKIASRFEEMEQALLQIEALVRTLHFSPELIDRLLVVASEAITNAIRHGNREDPAKQVHITLDTRDDTIELCVEDEGPGFDRERIPRYNPNDPEMLLRPYGRGLFLMEELADEVFYEDGGRRVRMRLHRR; from the coding sequence ATGCAAAAGCGCCTGAAAATTGCCAGCCGATTCGAAGAAATGGAACAGGCACTGCTCCAGATCGAAGCGCTGGTGCGCACCCTTCATTTTTCCCCCGAACTGATCGACCGGCTGCTGGTCGTGGCCAGCGAGGCCATCACCAACGCCATCCGCCATGGCAATCGCGAAGACCCTGCCAAACAAGTGCACATCACGCTGGACACCCGGGACGACACCATTGAGCTCTGCGTGGAAGATGAAGGCCCGGGTTTCGATCGCGAACGCATTCCCCGCTACAATCCGAACGACCCCGAAATGCTGCTTCGTCCCTACGGACGCGGCCTTTTTCTGATGGAAGAGCTGGCCGACGAGGTTTTCTACGAAGACGGCGGGCGACGCGTGCGCATGCGCCTGCACCGCCGCTAA
- the miaA gene encoding tRNA (adenosine(37)-N6)-dimethylallyltransferase MiaA → MTAPKEILTELAAWQRRHLSEQGPFLILAGPTAVGKTDLSLELAEALQAEIISADSRQIYRQMTIGTAKPPHEALQRVRHHFIDELDLDEPFSAGHFAFAAWERIGEILSRGHVPLVVGGSTLYLYALQFGLAEIPDVDPAVRRWLNERIHAEGPEALYAELQRVDPEAAARLDSTKTQRVIRALEVYHGTGRPITYYHRHHRPSPYTFRTIVLYRDRPVLYERINRRVDQMLAAGLVEEVRGILEAGYSPDLDVLRTIGYEEVIGYLQGAYDRETMRRLIQRNTRRYAKRQLTWFRRFDFEWIKLD, encoded by the coding sequence ATGACCGCTCCAAAGGAAATCCTTACCGAACTGGCCGCCTGGCAACGGCGACATCTGTCCGAGCAGGGACCGTTCCTGATTCTGGCCGGACCGACGGCGGTCGGCAAGACGGATCTGAGTCTGGAGCTGGCCGAAGCGTTGCAGGCCGAAATCATCTCGGCCGACAGTCGCCAGATCTATCGTCAGATGACCATTGGGACGGCCAAACCGCCTCACGAGGCACTTCAGCGCGTGCGGCATCATTTCATCGACGAACTGGATCTGGACGAGCCGTTTTCGGCCGGGCACTTCGCCTTTGCCGCATGGGAGCGCATTGGCGAAATCCTGTCCCGCGGGCACGTCCCGCTCGTGGTAGGCGGTTCCACACTCTACCTCTACGCGCTGCAGTTCGGGCTGGCGGAAATCCCCGACGTCGATCCGGCCGTCCGTCGCTGGCTCAACGAGCGGATTCACGCCGAAGGACCGGAAGCGCTCTACGCCGAATTGCAGCGCGTCGACCCGGAGGCCGCCGCCCGTCTGGATTCCACCAAGACGCAGCGGGTCATCCGGGCGCTGGAAGTCTATCATGGCACCGGCCGGCCCATCACCTATTACCACCGGCACCACAGACCTTCGCCCTACACGTTTCGAACCATCGTGCTTTATCGTGATCGGCCTGTGCTCTACGAGCGGATCAATCGCCGGGTGGATCAGATGCTGGCGGCCGGACTGGTCGAGGAAGTCCGTGGGATTCTGGAGGCAGGCTACAGTCCGGATCTGGATGTGCTGCGCACGATCGGGTACGAGGAAGTCATTGGCTATCTGCAGGGTGCGTACGATCGGGAAACCATGCGGCGCCTGATTCAGCGCAACACCCGGCGGTACGCAAAGCGCCAGCTCACCTGGTTCCGGCGTTTCGACTTCGAGTGGATCAAACTCGATTAG
- a CDS encoding tyrosine-type recombinase/integrase, with product MLPEKLPLPAASAFADDLLPLFLSRCRSENTRRAYRNDLEEFFGLFFEDGRLSLENVRSVTFAHVNLYIEHLKRSGCAENTLRRKIAAVSSFFKWAEAVELVDRSPVVRLLVQLPRASKERHIVTLSREEARQMLEAARAHPRTGIRDEALVRVLLYCWLRRSEAAAMNFEHIRKIGAHYVLRLPRTKKGTEEIVKIPPHCMTSLERLAAFYGEARGPVWRSFSNNSRGRRLSAQSIYNIVARLAREIGLDRRIGAHTLRHTGITLAVQGGAPLHKVRTQARHADIQTTMVYVHQQDFLDDNAADYVHL from the coding sequence ATGCTGCCCGAAAAACTGCCGCTGCCTGCAGCCAGCGCCTTTGCCGACGATCTGCTGCCGCTGTTTCTCTCGCGCTGTCGCTCGGAAAACACGCGCCGCGCCTACCGCAACGACCTGGAAGAATTTTTCGGCCTCTTCTTCGAAGACGGACGGCTTTCGCTGGAGAACGTACGCAGCGTCACCTTCGCACACGTCAACCTTTACATCGAGCACCTCAAGCGCAGCGGTTGCGCCGAAAATACGCTCCGACGCAAGATTGCCGCGGTCAGTTCGTTCTTCAAATGGGCCGAGGCCGTCGAACTGGTCGACCGCTCGCCGGTGGTCCGGCTCCTGGTGCAGTTGCCCCGCGCCTCGAAAGAGCGCCACATCGTGACGCTTTCGCGCGAGGAGGCTCGTCAGATGCTGGAGGCGGCGCGGGCGCATCCCCGCACGGGCATTCGGGACGAAGCGCTTGTGCGCGTGCTACTCTACTGCTGGCTGCGACGCAGCGAGGCGGCCGCCATGAACTTCGAGCACATTCGCAAGATCGGTGCGCACTACGTGCTCCGGCTGCCGCGCACAAAGAAAGGCACCGAGGAAATCGTCAAGATCCCGCCGCACTGCATGACGTCGCTCGAGCGGCTGGCGGCCTTTTATGGCGAAGCACGGGGTCCGGTCTGGCGCAGCTTCTCGAACAACTCACGGGGCCGGCGGCTTTCGGCGCAGAGCATCTACAACATCGTGGCACGACTGGCCAGGGAGATCGGACTGGATCGACGTATCGGCGCGCATACGCTCCGTCACACGGGGATCACGCTGGCCGTACAGGGCGGCGCGCCGCTGCACAAGGTGCGGACTCAGGCACGGCACGCGGACATCCAGACCACGATGGTTTACGTGCACCAGCAGGACTTTCTCGACGACAACGCCGCCGACTACGTGCACCTCTGA
- a CDS encoding SWIM zinc finger family protein produces the protein MAQKQTRPEILRLSEADIRRRTTGKTWVRGLQYFQEGHVLRAVWRGATLTAEVQGSEYMPYVVHVSFTPEGNLQTATCTCPYEGLGDCKHIVAVLLYLLHHAQDVPQRASLEELLESMSREELIELIHQLAATHPEVIELIETFRHVPRVESNARSGLSPEVDVAALVRSLRTELYQLAQAYLYYDPDAFEEELPFTELFDPLLEQVQAQLAEGKPREALAALETLTMAWQEACRDVQVEWLIQTGLLEDEPWLQKLGMLWAEALLSLELSAEEREHWIRRLARWVRSLPGGEALEIAVTAVRQGWDDPALVAAMQGHITEQGAWESEPPDFADDLAIIRLRILERQGRVREFLNLAQAEGQYVPYVRKLVEIGQYDRAVEEARVLLASPAEIMEIVKALWAHHRQAEAFALAEYGLELPETLSRVDREELAVWLRDQADSVGQRELARKAAWEALRINPTHDNYRRLVTLLGSEWSAVRERALEMVEAHALGPEEAVRIFLEEGEYERAMRVVEADRWCPDAVLLEVIDVVREMAPSWAFAQCRARAEAIMDAGRADAYHEAVHWLQKGRDILREAGDLETWQRYLTSLLDKHQRKYKLRPMLEQLKL, from the coding sequence ATGGCGCAGAAGCAGACCCGGCCTGAAATACTGCGCCTTTCCGAGGCCGATATCCGGCGCCGCACCACCGGTAAGACATGGGTGCGTGGCCTGCAGTACTTTCAGGAGGGCCACGTCCTGCGGGCTGTCTGGCGAGGCGCGACGCTGACCGCCGAGGTGCAGGGCAGTGAGTACATGCCCTACGTCGTACACGTCTCGTTCACACCGGAAGGCAACCTGCAAACAGCCACCTGCACCTGCCCCTATGAGGGGTTGGGCGACTGCAAACACATCGTGGCCGTGCTGCTGTACCTGCTTCATCATGCGCAGGATGTTCCGCAGCGTGCTTCGCTTGAAGAACTCCTTGAAAGCATGAGCCGTGAGGAACTGATTGAACTGATACATCAGCTGGCGGCCACTCACCCCGAGGTCATCGAGTTGATCGAGACGTTCAGGCATGTCCCCCGAGTAGAAAGCAACGCCCGGTCTGGTTTATCTCCTGAGGTGGATGTAGCCGCACTGGTCCGAAGCCTTCGCACCGAACTATACCAGCTGGCGCAGGCTTACCTTTATTACGATCCCGATGCGTTCGAGGAGGAATTGCCGTTTACCGAGCTATTCGACCCGCTGCTCGAGCAGGTGCAGGCGCAACTGGCCGAGGGAAAGCCTCGGGAAGCGCTGGCAGCCCTGGAAACATTGACCATGGCCTGGCAGGAAGCCTGCCGGGATGTCCAGGTGGAATGGCTTATCCAGACGGGTTTGCTGGAAGACGAGCCATGGCTGCAAAAACTGGGCATGCTCTGGGCCGAAGCATTGCTCTCGCTGGAGCTCTCAGCCGAAGAAAGGGAACACTGGATTCGGCGCCTTGCTCGATGGGTTCGATCTCTGCCGGGCGGTGAGGCGCTGGAGATTGCCGTCACGGCAGTCCGACAGGGCTGGGATGACCCTGCACTGGTGGCCGCCATGCAGGGACATATTACGGAGCAGGGCGCCTGGGAAAGCGAGCCACCGGATTTTGCAGACGATCTGGCGATAATTCGTCTTCGCATTCTGGAGCGGCAGGGACGTGTGCGGGAATTCCTGAACCTCGCGCAGGCGGAAGGGCAATATGTACCGTACGTGCGCAAACTGGTGGAAATCGGCCAGTACGACCGTGCCGTTGAGGAAGCCAGAGTCCTGCTGGCTTCGCCGGCAGAAATCATGGAGATCGTAAAGGCGCTATGGGCGCACCACCGTCAGGCTGAAGCGTTTGCACTGGCCGAATATGGATTGGAGCTTCCAGAGACACTTTCGCGGGTAGACAGGGAGGAGTTGGCCGTGTGGCTTCGGGATCAGGCCGACAGCGTCGGCCAGCGAGAACTGGCCCGAAAAGCTGCCTGGGAGGCTCTCCGGATCAACCCGACCCATGACAACTATCGTCGTCTGGTCACGCTGCTGGGATCGGAATGGTCTGCCGTCCGCGAGCGCGCCCTGGAAATGGTAGAAGCGCATGCGCTGGGGCCGGAAGAGGCGGTAAGAATCTTCCTGGAAGAAGGCGAATATGAGCGGGCCATGCGTGTGGTGGAAGCGGACCGATGGTGTCCGGATGCGGTGCTATTGGAAGTTATCGATGTAGTGCGCGAAATGGCTCCATCGTGGGCGTTTGCGCAGTGCCGCGCTCGGGCCGAGGCGATCATGGACGCCGGACGAGCGGACGCCTACCACGAAGCGGTGCACTGGCTGCAGAAAGGCCGGGATATTCTGCGTGAGGCCGGCGACTTGGAAACGTGGCAGCGATACCTGACCTCGCTGCTGGATAAACACCAACGCAAATACAAACTACGGCCGATGCTTGAGCAGCTGAAGCTGTAG
- a CDS encoding putative toxin-antitoxin system toxin component, PIN family has product MKVFLDTNVIVSGFGTRGLCADLIRLVIARHELTVSEVVLEEVKRVLLDKFGLPSDEVQRVEAFLRHHSVVPTPPDTSGFPLDKLKDENDRKILAAAIEAEADVLITGDGDLLALGDLLHRPRIMDPRSFLESMLSR; this is encoded by the coding sequence GTGAAGGTCTTCCTCGACACAAACGTCATTGTAAGCGGATTTGGGACGCGCGGCCTGTGTGCCGATCTGATTCGTCTGGTAATCGCCCGACACGAATTGACCGTTTCCGAGGTGGTGCTCGAAGAGGTAAAGCGCGTGCTGCTGGATAAGTTTGGACTCCCATCGGACGAGGTGCAGCGCGTTGAGGCTTTTCTCAGGCACCATTCTGTCGTTCCTACTCCCCCGGACACGTCTGGATTTCCTCTGGACAAATTGAAAGACGAAAATGATCGTAAGATACTTGCCGCAGCTATCGAAGCCGAAGCAGATGTGCTGATTACCGGGGACGGCGACCTGCTGGCACTAGGAGATCTCCTGCACCGCCCGCGGATCATGGACCCACGGAGTTTTCTGGAATCGATGCTTTCCAGGTAA
- a CDS encoding CopG family ribbon-helix-helix protein, giving the protein MSTVLTCRIDDELARRLKETAEETGRKSSEIIREALQRHLALLEFERLRGRVLEAAQRRGYLTDEDVFAEVS; this is encoded by the coding sequence ATGAGCACCGTACTTACCTGTCGCATCGATGATGAGCTGGCCCGCCGCCTGAAAGAAACGGCCGAGGAAACCGGACGCAAGTCCAGCGAAATCATCCGCGAAGCGCTTCAGCGCCATCTGGCGCTACTGGAATTCGAACGCCTGCGTGGTCGCGTCCTTGAAGCAGCTCAGCGTCGGGGTTACCTGACCGATGAAGATGTTTTTGCTGAGGTGTCGTGA